One stretch of Corallococcus exiguus DNA includes these proteins:
- a CDS encoding metal-dependent hydrolase family protein: MRRALLFGSLLWSLSSASAAEPARVQVLKAARLFDAKAGKMITPGVVVVSEGRVVGVGPKAPVPEGASVVDLGDATLLPGFMDAHTHMTVEPGPDWRKDLIDGFQRTIPEQTLDTLPWARATLMAGFTTVRNLGAEDFIDVGLRNATARGIVVGPRILAATSSLSSTGGHCDYGNSFRKGLLAQDASRGVADGPDALRAKVRENVKYGADVIKVCATGGVMSLNADPDAPQFTQAELDAVVDEAHAHRRKVAAHAHGAEGAKRAIRAGVDSIEHGTLMDDEGVALMKQKGTWYVPTAFAFFGIKELADQGKLPPDTVAKLRAVDRRREYVLRKAISSGVRIAFGTDAGVFAHGRNAEEFALLVQAGLTPAEALRTATVNTAELLGVSDKLGTLEPGKLADVVAVPGNPLQDIRVTQKVFFVMKEGVIHRDDTAAGPRAAP, translated from the coding sequence TTGCGACGCGCTCTGCTCTTCGGCTCCCTCCTGTGGTCGCTGTCCTCCGCATCCGCCGCTGAACCCGCTCGGGTCCAGGTGCTGAAGGCCGCCCGCCTGTTCGATGCGAAGGCGGGGAAGATGATCACCCCGGGCGTGGTGGTGGTGTCGGAGGGACGGGTGGTGGGCGTGGGTCCGAAGGCGCCCGTGCCAGAGGGCGCGAGCGTCGTGGACCTGGGCGACGCTACGTTGCTGCCGGGCTTCATGGACGCGCACACGCACATGACGGTCGAGCCCGGTCCGGACTGGAGAAAGGACCTCATCGACGGGTTCCAGCGCACCATCCCTGAGCAGACGCTGGACACGCTGCCGTGGGCCCGAGCGACGCTGATGGCCGGCTTCACCACCGTGCGAAACCTGGGCGCGGAGGACTTCATCGACGTGGGCCTGCGCAACGCCACCGCGCGCGGCATCGTGGTGGGGCCGCGCATCCTCGCGGCGACGTCCAGCCTGAGCTCCACGGGCGGGCACTGTGACTACGGCAACTCGTTCCGCAAGGGACTGCTGGCCCAGGACGCCAGCCGCGGCGTGGCGGATGGGCCGGACGCGCTGCGCGCCAAGGTGCGCGAGAACGTGAAGTACGGCGCGGATGTCATCAAGGTCTGCGCCACGGGAGGCGTGATGAGCCTCAACGCGGACCCGGACGCGCCGCAGTTCACCCAGGCGGAGCTGGACGCGGTGGTGGACGAAGCGCACGCGCACCGGCGCAAGGTGGCCGCGCACGCGCACGGCGCGGAAGGGGCGAAGCGCGCCATCCGCGCGGGCGTGGATTCCATCGAGCACGGCACGCTGATGGACGATGAAGGCGTGGCGCTGATGAAGCAGAAGGGCACCTGGTACGTGCCCACGGCCTTTGCATTCTTCGGAATCAAGGAGCTGGCGGACCAGGGCAAGCTCCCGCCGGACACGGTTGCCAAGCTGCGCGCGGTGGACCGGCGACGGGAGTACGTGTTGCGCAAGGCGATCTCCTCGGGCGTGCGCATCGCCTTCGGTACGGACGCGGGCGTGTTCGCCCACGGGCGCAACGCGGAGGAGTTCGCGCTGCTGGTCCAGGCCGGCCTGACGCCCGCGGAGGCCCTGCGCACCGCCACGGTGAACACGGCGGAGTTGCTCGGTGTATCGGACAAGCTGGGGACGTTGGAGCCGGGGAAGCTGGCGGACGTGGTCGCCGTGCCGGGCAATCCGCTCCAGGACATCCGCGTGACGCAGAAGGTCTTCTTCGTGATGAAGGAAGGCGTCATCCACCGCGACGACACAGCGGCTGGCCCACGCGCCGCGCCGTAA
- a CDS encoding thioesterase II family protein, with product MSSTSPWLACRIRRPEASKRLYCFPHSGGSVGEYVRWADLLPDIEVWGVQLPGRGARAEEAPFTRLDELVDALVQAVDFGSSFAFFGHSLGAFVAFETARRLRDLGRVPPDALFLSAAPAPQLPPRGIPASHLDEDGLLTALETTYGELIHELREDEELRELILPGLRADLQLVESHRHEDRAPLSCAMTVTGGTQDDLNRTELEPWSVHTSGPFALHLLPGGHFYLRDPEPKSTLLRLIAEPLSRRTSTP from the coding sequence ATGAGCTCGACTTCTCCCTGGCTCGCGTGCCGCATCCGGCGTCCGGAAGCCTCGAAGCGCCTCTACTGCTTCCCGCATAGCGGCGGATCCGTGGGCGAGTACGTCCGCTGGGCGGACCTTCTCCCGGACATCGAGGTCTGGGGCGTGCAGCTTCCGGGGCGTGGGGCTCGGGCGGAGGAAGCGCCGTTCACCCGGCTGGACGAACTGGTGGACGCGCTGGTTCAAGCGGTGGACTTCGGGTCCTCCTTCGCGTTCTTCGGTCACAGCCTGGGGGCGTTCGTGGCCTTCGAAACGGCCCGCCGTCTGCGCGACCTGGGCCGCGTGCCTCCCGATGCGCTGTTCCTCTCCGCGGCCCCAGCCCCACAGCTCCCTCCGCGAGGCATCCCCGCCAGCCACCTGGACGAGGACGGACTCCTCACCGCCCTGGAGACCACCTACGGAGAGCTGATCCACGAACTGCGCGAGGACGAAGAGCTGCGCGAGCTCATCCTCCCCGGCCTGCGCGCGGATCTGCAGCTCGTGGAGTCCCACCGGCACGAGGACCGCGCCCCCCTCTCTTGCGCGATGACCGTCACGGGCGGCACCCAGGACGACCTGAACCGCACCGAGCTGGAGCCGTGGAGCGTCCACACCTCCGGGCCCTTCGCGCTCCACCTGCTGCCCGGTGGCCACTTCTACCTTCGGGATCCCGAACCGAAGTCCACCCTCCTGCGCCTCATCGCGGAACCCCTCTCCAGAAGGACGTCGACCCCATGA
- a CDS encoding helix-turn-helix domain-containing protein, with protein sequence MATLADNALATRADLSRFVQRVRVLWRGPTSGDYVRVPDGTVELVVRVTSTTCDVHALGPREHVVRKAPSEVPPDTLGIQFKPGGAYPFFGLPMSELAHRSLSIDTLWGKADGARLREALAEAPSSQARLRTLEAALVARLHRDDVYEPAAAYLVRRGIRLLTDAGELPRVADLARTLGVSERHLRRAFDDVLGMGPKSYARIVRFQRALQASTAQGARPDWGSIAAGAGYYDQAHLIADFRAVLGTTPGAWVRARAA encoded by the coding sequence ATGGCCACCCTGGCAGACAACGCGCTGGCCACCCGGGCCGACCTGTCCCGCTTCGTCCAGCGCGTGCGCGTGCTCTGGCGTGGTCCCACTTCGGGCGACTACGTCCGCGTGCCAGACGGTACCGTCGAGCTGGTGGTCCGCGTCACCTCCACCACCTGTGACGTTCACGCTCTGGGCCCCCGGGAACACGTGGTGCGCAAGGCGCCCTCGGAAGTTCCGCCCGACACGCTGGGCATCCAGTTCAAGCCGGGCGGCGCGTACCCGTTCTTCGGACTGCCCATGTCGGAGCTGGCCCATCGGTCGCTTTCCATCGACACGCTCTGGGGCAAGGCGGACGGCGCCCGGCTCCGCGAAGCGCTCGCGGAAGCTCCATCCTCCCAGGCCCGCCTGCGTACGCTCGAGGCCGCGCTCGTGGCTCGGCTCCACCGGGACGACGTCTACGAACCGGCCGCCGCATACCTCGTGCGGCGAGGCATCCGCCTGCTCACCGACGCCGGGGAACTCCCTCGCGTCGCGGATCTGGCCCGCACATTGGGCGTGAGCGAACGGCACCTGCGGCGCGCCTTCGACGACGTGCTCGGCATGGGACCCAAGTCATACGCCCGGATCGTGCGCTTCCAGCGCGCGCTCCAGGCCTCCACCGCCCAGGGGGCACGGCCGGACTGGGGAAGCATCGCCGCCGGTGCGGGCTACTACGATCAGGCCCACCTCATCGCGGACTTCCGGGCCGTCCTGGGCACCACGCCGGGCGCGTGGGTGCGCGCACGGGCCGCCTGA
- a CDS encoding acyl-CoA dehydrogenase family protein, translated as MSHEPLHPATRSREGFLGQLFAGKLRWDLVRAFPEQDAEERRQGDAVIAEVEQFLQAHVDPDEVERTGRIPPELREALRSRGYYKLQVERALGGRGLSMLNTFRVIEAVMSVCLPVGYTLAIHSGLGAGAIIEAVQDGPLKDYVRGRVADGVISGWADTEPIGASVPRASTTAVPSEDGTAYVLNGEKVFIGNGSIADLLNVTATLQEDGREQISLFVVETSSPGFHVRAEHGLMGLRGLPIASLSFDNVRVPKERMLAMSQEHWRNTPLLEPLSALGRMYIIVAASLALSKKCLQWSREFLHRRLAQGRRLGDFDEIQRQVSATAAEVFAMESVARWSLTGVTADTLPLRWFEQVAAKNIASLTCARIADRTMSLLAAEGYETSESKAARGATPVPLERTLRDARAFRVAGGVDFLVDHKAAREGLFSLYYPTAAHAAELESPPAPLPVQEHLSPRNREHLQHTAREVHRLAKRSLDLSRRSPDAGALHARQRTLILMNQLCNELFTMSVTLAHASALASRGQPQADALADIYCTAARYRLEDLWRQADADAEPDFAGVSERWLTGDTLDFLLSDVLIRK; from the coding sequence ATGAGCCACGAGCCACTGCACCCCGCCACCCGCAGCCGCGAGGGCTTCCTGGGCCAGCTCTTCGCGGGGAAGCTCCGCTGGGACCTCGTCCGCGCGTTCCCCGAACAGGACGCGGAGGAACGCCGTCAAGGCGATGCCGTCATCGCGGAGGTCGAACAGTTCCTCCAGGCGCACGTGGACCCGGACGAGGTTGAACGCACGGGCCGCATTCCGCCGGAGCTGCGCGAAGCCCTGCGTTCACGCGGCTACTACAAGCTCCAGGTGGAGCGGGCGCTGGGAGGCCGGGGCCTCTCCATGCTGAACACCTTCCGCGTCATCGAGGCCGTGATGAGCGTGTGCCTGCCTGTGGGCTACACGCTGGCCATCCATAGCGGCCTGGGCGCGGGAGCCATCATCGAAGCCGTGCAAGACGGTCCCCTCAAGGACTACGTCCGAGGCCGCGTCGCCGACGGAGTCATCTCCGGCTGGGCGGACACAGAGCCCATCGGAGCCTCCGTGCCGCGCGCGTCCACCACCGCCGTGCCCTCGGAGGACGGAACGGCGTATGTCCTCAACGGGGAGAAGGTCTTCATCGGCAACGGCTCCATCGCGGATCTGCTGAACGTCACCGCCACGCTCCAGGAAGACGGCCGCGAGCAGATCAGCCTCTTCGTCGTGGAGACCTCCAGTCCTGGCTTCCACGTCCGCGCCGAGCACGGCCTGATGGGCCTGCGAGGACTGCCCATCGCCTCGCTGAGCTTCGACAACGTGCGAGTGCCGAAGGAGCGGATGCTCGCGATGTCGCAGGAGCACTGGCGGAACACGCCGTTGCTGGAGCCGCTCAGCGCCCTGGGGCGCATGTACATCATCGTGGCCGCGTCGCTGGCGCTCTCCAAGAAGTGCCTCCAGTGGTCGCGTGAGTTCCTCCACCGGAGGCTCGCACAGGGGCGCAGGCTCGGTGACTTCGACGAGATCCAGCGGCAGGTGTCCGCCACGGCGGCGGAGGTCTTCGCCATGGAGAGTGTGGCCCGCTGGAGCCTCACCGGCGTGACGGCGGACACACTTCCCCTGCGCTGGTTCGAACAGGTGGCGGCCAAGAACATCGCGTCCCTGACGTGCGCGCGCATCGCGGACCGGACGATGTCGCTGCTCGCCGCCGAAGGCTACGAGACGTCGGAGAGCAAAGCAGCCCGGGGCGCCACGCCGGTTCCGCTGGAGCGCACGCTGCGCGATGCCCGAGCCTTCCGGGTCGCGGGAGGCGTGGACTTCCTGGTGGACCACAAGGCCGCGAGGGAAGGCCTCTTCTCCCTCTACTACCCGACGGCCGCGCACGCGGCGGAGCTGGAGTCGCCGCCTGCTCCCCTCCCCGTGCAAGAGCATCTGTCCCCCCGCAACCGCGAACACCTCCAGCACACGGCTCGGGAGGTGCACCGGCTCGCGAAGCGAAGCCTGGACCTGTCGCGCCGCTCCCCGGATGCGGGAGCCCTGCACGCGAGGCAGCGGACGCTCATCCTGATGAACCAGCTCTGCAACGAGCTGTTCACGATGTCCGTCACGCTGGCCCACGCGTCGGCCCTGGCTTCACGCGGACAGCCTCAAGCCGACGCGCTGGCGGACATCTACTGCACCGCCGCGCGCTACCGCCTGGAGGACCTCTGGCGCCAAGCCGATGCCGATGCGGAGCCGGACTTCGCGGGCGTGAGCGAACGCTGGCTGACGGGCGACACCCTCGACTTCCTGCTGAGTGACGTGCTCATCCGGAAGTGA
- a CDS encoding MBL fold metallo-hydrolase → MRIHHLNCGTLCPASARFVTGSGGVFERARMVCHCLLLETSRGLVLVDTGLGTRDVQDAQGRLGQRFVRRNTPRLDPAETALAQVERLGFRREDVRHIVPTHMDLDHVGGLSDFPDAQVHIFGDEHAAAVVPPVAGARQGYKPVQWAHGPKWSRYAVDGERWFGFEAVRLIPGLDEEVLLVPLTGHTAGHCGVAVKGPGGWVLHAGDAYFSHHEVDPVAPRSPWGLALFQRLFSENNAVRLQNQERLRGLVRAHGHEVKVFSAHCSVEFDRMRAG, encoded by the coding sequence ATGCGAATCCATCACCTCAACTGTGGAACCCTGTGTCCCGCCAGTGCCCGGTTCGTCACGGGCTCGGGCGGCGTGTTCGAGCGGGCCCGGATGGTCTGCCACTGCCTGCTGCTGGAGACGTCCCGGGGGCTCGTGCTCGTGGACACGGGCCTGGGGACCCGGGACGTGCAGGACGCGCAGGGGCGTCTGGGACAGCGCTTCGTGAGACGGAACACGCCCCGGTTGGACCCGGCGGAGACGGCGCTGGCCCAGGTGGAGCGGCTGGGCTTCCGGCGCGAGGACGTCCGGCACATCGTGCCCACGCATATGGACCTGGATCACGTCGGCGGCCTGTCGGACTTCCCGGACGCCCAGGTCCACATCTTCGGGGACGAGCACGCCGCGGCGGTGGTGCCCCCGGTGGCGGGCGCGAGGCAAGGCTACAAGCCAGTGCAGTGGGCCCACGGCCCGAAGTGGAGCCGGTACGCGGTGGACGGTGAGCGCTGGTTCGGCTTCGAGGCGGTGCGGCTGATTCCAGGCCTGGACGAGGAGGTTCTGCTGGTGCCGCTGACGGGCCACACCGCGGGCCACTGCGGCGTCGCGGTGAAGGGGCCCGGAGGCTGGGTGCTGCACGCGGGGGACGCGTACTTCAGCCACCACGAGGTGGATCCGGTGGCGCCGCGAAGCCCGTGGGGCCTGGCGCTGTTCCAACGGCTGTTCTCCGAAAACAACGCCGTGCGGCTCCAGAACCAGGAGCGCTTGCGAGGGCTGGTGCGCGCACACGGGCACGAGGTGAAGGTGTTCTCAGCGCACTGCTCCGTGGAGTTCGATCGGATGCGCGCGGGCTGA